Below is a genomic region from Drosophila kikkawai strain 14028-0561.14 chromosome X, DkikHiC1v2, whole genome shotgun sequence.
ATATATCTTATCGGAATCATTAGGTAATTGTTTGCCACGAGAATCGTCACAAACATACGCTAAATGCAAAGGTCCAAACAAAATTGATCAATTTTCAATACCGGAAGGTGCACTAAAATTTGAGTTTGAAAATGATAAGAATATGAAATCgattgtaaacatttttggtATCAAATCATAAATCTATATCTTTGAAATTATGGGCTGTGGGAAAATCGTAAAGAATCATAAAGTTACGTTTAAATGACTTGAcagattatttttttattagaatttCTTTGAAATTGTGGAGGTTTTCCATTGAAGAATTTCCTAactgcaaaataaaattaaaaatatattaaatttaattattttaaacatttaattttagtaaattaatttaataattttatgtaatattttaatttagtttaatagttaaattaaataataaatttagaaattaaatgaaattaataaattaaaatattaattaaattaaacaattgaatttaataatttaatttaattttctaatttatttaaatagtttaatttaatcatttaattttatgagttaattaaataattttatttaataatttatttttgatattttaatttattgactcaattaaacaattttatttaacaattttatttaatatttaaatttattaatttaatttaatttaataatttactttatttgttgaatttttcaatttaataatttaatttaattttataatttaatatatttatttaataattcaaacCCTTCCTAAGgattcataaaatataatatccaGTTAGTGAGccctgaatatatatatatatatatatatatttttttttaactcgtAAATATTCCTGACCTGGGGCCAGAGTTTCAGGCCTTGACTGCCAGCTGTTTGGCCAGGACACTGCACTGCCCAGACACCTGCAGTCCAAAGACCACACACTCCTTGGCACTTTGAGGCCTCGTTAATATTGATGGCCAATTAAAGTTGAATGTGTCATTGATAGAGCCGCCTTGGGGGCGCATAATAaatgcagcaacaaaaaaaaaaatcaaaataaaaaagtaaaggcTGCCAGTCATCAAAATTATACCAACTCTCTGTGATCATTTCGAACAATTAAGTTATCAATACGGCTATTACGAGTCCCAGCTGGGGTCCTGGCTTTGTCCTCGCTCTATTCAAGCTGCCACTGCAATTTAATCCAGTCATGTGTGggcggtgggcgtggcagtAGTTGGTGATTTAGAAAATGCTTACATTAAGTGGATTGATTTGCATACGGAATGGGTGGGAGGGGACTACTACAACAGTAGTTTTATAGCCAAACACACCTACAAAGTAACTACCTACTACCTATCGCCCAGGTGGTAAACAATGTGCTTTTGCCACTTAAATTAAGTCATTTTGCAAATGGGACTAAAAAGTCAATACCATCAAATATTCTCAATGACTCTTTAAAGGAGGTTTAAGAATGCCTAAACAGGATAAAAGTACAGAAAACTCTTAATTGAGGCTTGTTCCTGGTTTTAATAgttaactattttatttaagattaaaaaaaaaaatatagaaaaagatTGATTAGGGTGATATATCGAGAGAATagtcctttttttaaatatatctataaaaatattaatatccaTTTTACAaggaaaatatctaaaaaaacaaatatttgaaatatcgctaatattataaatattttatataatattaatattacaatgaaaatataaaaaaaaaatctaatttaattatgaaaaataaagcaTATGTTAATacattaacattttatataaaaaaaaactcatttaacatagatatatcaaaaaaaaaaaaaatcaaattttatattaaaatatcgatattttaaaaaaattcaaaaattttactttgttttttaaatttttttctataattttgatttaatatgtaaaacataatttaatcatttaaattaataataatttgtattacatTTATCgcaaaatatcgatttatatatcgattttCACTTTAAATTCATTCCTAATCTCTTaatgttacaaaaaaaaactgtttaaataataaattacataaaaattcttgtaaaaaaaatacctaATCTTTCTTGAAATAATGTTATGTAAAAATACCTAATCTTCCTGGAAAtcatgttaaattaaatatttgaatattaatttaatattataaatatttcccaaaaaattaatacagaaaaaactTTTAGTTTCACCTTTcttaactaaataaaaataatgaaattttctATAAACTTACAGCAGATTTCGCACATCGCAGGGACGCGTGAGGAAGGCCGGTATAAGGACAATCGAGTTGAACGAAACGATGCCGTAGTACATTAagaatttgaaataataacgAAATATATGATTCGTTTCGTACAGAAATGGCAGCATCAGCACCAGGAACAGTCCCAGCAGCTCGATGAATGAACTCATTGTGACAGACGTCCAGCTCGGATGGCTTTGAAACTACGCTCTGCTCCTCCAGAGATCCACAGATCCGGATCGTGCTGGAATCAATCTCAGTACTGATGGCGGGGCTCTTCCGTCCCcagctttttattttctccctTTCTGTCTCCGTTTTTAAGGCAGATATTGCAGTCTTTTaaggtgtgtgtatgtatgctTTGCGCTGtaattaaaagttataaaaaatatacattaaaaattataaaaaaattatatacaatgATATACATTAACTTTTAACCTCCAAGTATAGTTTATGATCAAATACTTAAAAGGCAAGTTAGTATTTGACTTAGTTTAAGGTCTCTGAAAATTGCTggctattaaaatatttaaatgtatttgaaataattattagtttAAAAGGTTTAAAGAACAATGAGATACAAaaaagtcattaaaaattaaaaggttacaaataaatgtattttttcatatttaaaatatttgtttttaatttaataatttaaactaaaaaaaaatacaaaaataaattattttgtaaatgttCTAACTAAAAACGTCCCCTCTAGCGGGCAATCACTGCACTTCCACCAATTATTACAGTTTGACAGGCACCGTTAATTATGGTTTGTTATGGTTGCGGCAAACAGAAAGGATGCGATAAAGAGGGCTTCAAAGGAAAGGGGGCAAAACGAAGAGGCGTGGAAGAAATTGCCTTTACTTTTCTTGCCTTCATATtaagttttccctttttttattattaacaattaGGCAGGCAAGTGCATGCATCAAACCACAACAACGTACaagcacagacacacacacactcactcactcggcgacacagagagagagagaaaaaaaaatcaattgaatTTTGCGCCCAGCGGcgaaaagaaacaacaaacaaaacaaaataggGAAAACTGCAATTGGCCAAACAGgggaaaaatgcaaaattcaaaacggataataataatatatcgCTTGATCAATCAACTGCAGTTATGGGTTTTCCTTTGcataaattccatattatttAGAATGCAAATTGTTGTCAATTTCTttgactctctctctctctctctctctttctcttcaCCTTCTTTGTGGTCTCCTTGATTTTGGCACTTCTTCTCTTCCGTTCTTAATGTTACATCTGggcacaaaacaaaataggggaaaacaacaaaaaaagagggTTGCACAAGGAGAGCTAGAGCCAAAGAGAGAGCAAAAGAGAGCAGGATTTGCAGCAAGGAAACTAAATTGCACCACAAAAAAACGCActcacaaataaataaacgtaAATAAATCGAATGAAATTCAATGAATATGCCCGTAAATGCCACTGCAAAAtctttacaattaaatttataataaaaagctggcaattttaatacaattgaGACTggcgacgccggcagaggAATTTAGTGCGCGCACAACAAACGACAAGAACAATAAGGAACACACAACACAGAATCTCAGCTTGCTCTCCTCGCTCTGTTGCTCTTTCGTTCTTACTGTCTACCAATTTGTTGtaggtttttagttttgtttgttaATGAAACGGATTCTTACGTCTTTTTCACTTTCGTTTTAGTTTGCTGccaagttttctttttgtgctGCTGTTCTTGCTGCGACCGACAAAACGGATAAACGGATAACAAAAAGCAggcaattttaataataatttgataCACTCAAGCGCGCGACAATTTTAGAATAAcaacaaaatgaaatgatGATGTCGTGACATTTTTTTGCCCAAATACCGAAATCgcgatatttttatttgatatttttcgatatcttggtcactctgaatttCAAAGCATTATTTATCAGGGCTTGTTAACAGAATTTTCTGTTAAAATGAGAGTAACAGAATTTTGCCTATGGAATTCCCCAGAATGAGAGTAACAGGGCTCGTCAACAgatttttctgttaaaatgAGAGCCTAACAGAATGTTGTCTATGCAATTCCCCAGAATGAGAGTAACAGCTCGTTAACAGAATTGTGTCTAATAGGGAAGATAAAGAGTGCCCATACTATTTGGTTTGTATCTTGGCTTTGAGCTTTTTAGAAAGCTGAAACTTTTTGAAagtttgaattttaaatttaaaattgattttaacttatattttaatgtatttattataaaatctcttctaaaaatatatatgttttatattgtTAAACTATAGGAAattatctttttatttattatattatatatttttcttttcttttgtaaCATAACCCGAGTTTTGTCACAGTCTActtccttttttaaaaaacaaagaacttgaaataattttcataatcTTGGCAGGCTTTCTGACAGTCTGCTTGATGATTTAGATGCGATTTGTGCACTTGGCAACCAATGCAATGTAAAGTAAATCGAGCCCGAGCCCATTGGCCTGCGGAAAACGTGTGTCAAGATTTTCcgttctatatttatttaaagtcttCTTATggcaaaaaagcaaaaacaaaaatatttttgtttacattcgATTAAATTGATGACGCGCTAAGCTAAACCTAAAGCTGAACTTGTCGGAAACAGAACAAGATCTGCGATCGATCAGGTTGCCGCCTTCTATGACCGTCAGTCTGGAGGCTAGTCTATAAAAAACCACATTTATGAAATactctttaatttaaattttataaattatataaataaatgtagcatatatattttaaataatttaaaagttcAGAATAATCTATTATTTCCATGAAAaccaataataaaacaaaacacaacaacTTTATAGGGTATTTAAAGTACCCACCATCACTGGCTTTTTTAgacccacacacatacacagatCTACTTGCAACCTGGGGCGTTGCGTGTGCTTATCAAGCTTGTGTGGGTTTTGCTGCGATAAGAAAAGCGAGCATAAAGTCGCGCCGCCTGTTCTTTTTCCTTCAGTTGTTTTTAAGCGATCTTCGCGACACAACGAACAGCGGAGTTAAAAGCggccaaagagagagaggagccAGCGTGAGAGAGCAAAGCGAATATCGAGCACAAAGCGAAGCGCGCAACACGTGAAGCCGCAGCAACAAAGCCGcaaattggttttaatttcGTTTCTAAAAGTCGAGCAAACAACATCGAGATGTCGACCGCAACAGCAACTACATCCAGTAAGTTTTCCAAAAAGATTCCCAGAGAGGATTATTCCCAGGCACCAGAGATTCTGGAAAAGAACGGGGGAAAACAGAGTGTTATTTTCgagtatttaaaatgaaacaaacaaatttattacAGTTGAGGGCTACAAGCTGGGCAAGATCCTTATCGAGGGCAAGACCAAGCAGGTGTACGATCTGCCTGAGAAGCCAGGACTATGTCTGCTCCTGAGCAAGGATCGCATCACCGCCGGTGACGGTGTCAAGGCCCATGATTTGCAGGGCAAGGCGGAGATCTCCAATACCACCAACGGTCAGGTGTTTCGGCTGCTCAACGAGGCGGGTGAGTttacttgaaaaaaataaataaatgagtaAGTTATTTctgtgttaaaaaatatatcttgaaatatttattataaatattaaattacaaaaaatatttaaaaaattgattacacttattaaaaaaaaaattttaatatttattatactcattaaaaaaataaattttaaatatttaagacagttaattgcataattaaaatatttattacaattattaaacctaaaaaaatattaaaaatatttattaaaactattaaaatgaaaaaaatgtatttattataattattcaaatttaaaataataataaatattttaaattaatatttattattaataatatatatataatataattattaaaattaaaaaaatatattaaaaatatttattatatttattaaaattatataaaaatatatagttaaaaatatttattaaaattactattaaaatttacaaaaaaatagattgaaaatattttttacaaatataaaaactaaaatatattattaaaaatatttatgataattattaaaattcaaaaatattaaaaatatatattataaatattaaaacttaaaaaatatatattttaaaatatttattatatatatttaaattaaaaaaaattataaaaatacttattgaaattaaaaaatattaagaatattttttacaattattaaaattaaaatatattataaaaaatatttattaaaattaaaaccaaatatttaagatatttattaaaattaaaaatatatatttaaaatatttattataattattaaaatttaaaaatatatatttaaaaatatttactataaTTATTCATTATAATTCTCACCTTTACCAGGTATTCGCACCGCATATGTGAAGCAATGCGGCGCCAAGGCCTTCATCGCCCGCAAATGTGAGATGATACCCATCGAATGGGTGACCCGTCGCCTGGCCACCGGTTCGTTCCTCAAGCGCAATGTTGGTGTTCCCGAGGGCTACAGGTTGGTATAACTACATAGTATATACTGGGGGGTTATCAACCAATCCGTTCCATATGCGATCTCCCTTATCTCGAGCCAGAGATGTGTTGCggtaaacaaatttaactGCAATCGATGCACTGCCTCCGAGGTCAACGATCCCAGCGATAAGGCATTAGATTCTTGATCCCAAAAAACCCACGGAATAACATTGCTAAAGTCATTGGATTCTTTGGGGTGTGTAATATGAGACCGGATACGAGGCTATGTACCTATGGAGAGTCGttgatatttatttgaatttataatttatttaaattttaaatattttctgttctcatttttgtttacagattCTCTCCCCCCAAGCAGGAGACTTTCTTCAAGGACGATGCCAACCATGATCCCCAGTGGAGCGATGAGCAAATCATTTCGGCCAAATTCGAGCTAAATGGCCTAACTATAGGtgagtttataaaataaaccatagttatattataaattaataaaaaattatcaattcCAGGCCAAGATGAGGTAGACATTATGCGTCGTACCACCCTGCTGGTCTTTGAAGTCCTGGAGCGTGCCTGGCAGACCAAGAATTGTGCTCTCATCGACATGAAAGTGGAGTTCGGTGTGGATGCCGATGGCAATATAGTTCTGGCCGATATTATAGACTCGGATTCATGGCGCCTTTGGCCGGCCGGTGACAAGCGTCTAATGGTCGATAAGCAGGTCTATCGCAATCTGGCCTCGGTAACGGCCAGCGATTTGGACACGGTCAAGAGAAACTTCATCTGGGTGGCCGAACAGTTGGCCGATATTGTGCCCAAAAAGGATCATCTGGTTGTGGTGCTCATGGGCAGTGCTTCGGATACTTCGCATAGCGAAAAGGTGGCCACCAGTTGTCGTTCGTTGGGTCTGAATGTGGAGCTACGTGTTACCTCCGCCCACAAGGGACCTGAGGAGACCCTGCGCATTGTCCGTGAATACGAATCGGTGATGTCCAATCTAATCTTTGTGGCCGTTGCGGGACGTTCCAATGGCCTGGGACCCGTCATCTCTGGCAGCACCAATTATCCGGTAATCAACTGTCCGCCCGTCAAGTCGGACAACATGCAGGTGGATGTTTGGTCAAGCCTGAATCTGCCATCGGGCTTGGGCTGTGCCACGGTCCTCTATCCCGAGGCGGCTGCCCTGCATGCGGCCACTATTTTGGGACTGGGCAACTTTATGGTCTGGTCGAAGCTGCGTGTCAAGGCgctgaataattttattacctTGAAGAAGGCCGACAAGGAGTTGCGCGGCGTTCGTAATGCCTAAAGGATATCGATCAGCAAGGAGAGTGGCTCTTGGAGAGTTGTTCTTGGAGAGTTGATCTTGGAGAGTGGCTCTTGGAGAGTGGCTCTTGGAGAGTGGCTCTTGGAGAGTGGCTCTTGGAGAGTGGCTCTTGGAGAGTAGCTCTTGGAGAGTGGCTCTTGGAGAGTGTCTCTTGGCCATATCTGCATTCttcctttgttgtttattattctttcctctcttttttttctactttttttatatttttatatttttttgtagtttttaagAAAGCATGACTTGAAGTTGTACCCAGCATTGGGTAActcgaaatataaataaaattcataataaaacaataatctTTTAAGTCTTGTAAGACCTTTATCTTGGGAAATTCTCTGGgcttttagaaaaaaattaaataattaaattaaattaaatccatttttacagctttaaataaaatgcactgaaaaataaataccctatttttttaaatttcaaaatgtaaCCGCGCTGAGCTACATTTTCGCTGCATACTTTCAGGCGGAATAGAAATTTTAAGCACAAAGCAAGAGTGACTAATTGCTGGCAATTAATTCAAGTAAATACGTAGTTCTCTGCTCTacagttgaaaaaaaaataataataatgtcaGTGAAGAGCTTACCTCAATTAGTGCTCTTTTCCCGTGAGCCACGCGCTCTCGGCTTAGTGTAAAAAATAAGAGCGGCTTACAAAATGCATGCGTCATTCGTATTACAGGTGTGCTAGCAAATATAGCATCTATTTCCACAAATAGATtcaaaatttgctaaaaaaaaaagagaaataaataaaaactaaaaataaataaataaatgtttaaaaatgtattttcaaatattcttaaattgcAATTAAGACACTAAGTGTAAATGTTCTTTGGTTTTAATGAAtcaaatattaagaaaatgaaacatataaatattccaAGGACTTCAGacaatttctaaaataattgttttctatatatacttcttatttaaaattatatctaattaaatatttatgataataaaattcaataaatgaaaaaaaaggatattaaaGAGTTAAAGATTATAATATTtcgaaaataatataataaaaaccaattcattttaaatttataatatttttaaataataaaataaaattatggcaaacatttttttaatgtattaaaaataaaaaggtaccataaaactaaaaaataatattataatatataccataatataatattatattaatatatataatatataccataaaactaaaaaataatattataataatacatttatttttacctaaagattcaattcaaattattatataatttaaatgaatgggaatgttgttttatttaaaatttttatttaaattaaattaaattatccaagaaaataaatatata
It encodes:
- the Paics gene encoding bifunctional phosphoribosylaminoimidazole carboxylase/phosphoribosylaminoimidazole succinocarboxamide synthetase, which encodes MSTATATTSIEGYKLGKILIEGKTKQVYDLPEKPGLCLLLSKDRITAGDGVKAHDLQGKAEISNTTNGQVFRLLNEAGIRTAYVKQCGAKAFIARKCEMIPIEWVTRRLATGSFLKRNVGVPEGYRFSPPKQETFFKDDANHDPQWSDEQIISAKFELNGLTIGQDEVDIMRRTTLLVFEVLERAWQTKNCALIDMKVEFGVDADGNIVLADIIDSDSWRLWPAGDKRLMVDKQVYRNLASVTASDLDTVKRNFIWVAEQLADIVPKKDHLVVVLMGSASDTSHSEKVATSCRSLGLNVELRVTSAHKGPEETLRIVREYESVMSNLIFVAVAGRSNGLGPVISGSTNYPVINCPPVKSDNMQVDVWSSLNLPSGLGCATVLYPEAAALHAATILGLGNFMVWSKLRVKALNNFITLKKADKELRGVRNA